The DNA region AGACCAAGGACCAGCCCGGACACATCATCCTGCACCCCCTGCCGGTCTTCAAGCTCGTGGGCGACCTGTCCGTCGACACCGGCGTCTGGTTCCGCGACATGTACGCCAAGACCGAATCCTGGGTGCACACCAAAAAGGTCTTCGACCCCGCCAAGGAAGAGGAACGCATGGACAACTCGGTGGCCGAGCAGATTTACGAGCTCGAACGGTGCATCGAGTGCGGCTGCTGCATCGCGGCCTGCGGAACCGCCCGCCTGCGCGACGACTTCATGGGGGCCGCGGCTCTGAACCGCATCGCCCGCTTCGTGGTGGACCCCCGCGACGAACGCACGGACGAACAGTACTTCGAGGTTATCGGCAACGACAACGGCATCTTCGGCTGCATGGGCCTCCTGGCCTGCGAGGACGTCTGTCCCAAGGGGTTGCCCCTGCAGAACCAGCTCGGCTTCCTGCGCCGCAAGATGGGCATCACCGCAATGAAGCAGATATTCAGGAAGAAGTAACATGCGTACCATTCAGACCAGCGAAATCATCGACGCCGTCGCCAAGATGTGCGTCAGCGCCAACACCGAGCTGCCCGCCGACGTGCGCAGCAAGCTCGAAAAGGCCATGGCAGAGGAAACCAGCCCTTCCGCCAAGGAAGTGCTTCGCCAGCTCCTGGAAAACGCGGACCTGGCCCACAACACCAAACTGCCCCTGTGTCAGGACACCGGCCTCGCCGTCTTCTTCGTGGAAGTGGGCGACGACGTGCGCATCGAGGGCGGCAACCTGCGTGAAGCCATCAACGAAGGCACCCGCAGGGGGTACAAGGACGGCTTCCTGCGCAAGTCCGCCTGCGACCCGCTCTCCCGCGCCAACACCGGCGACGGCACCCCGGCCATCATCCACTTCGACTTCGTGCCCGGCGACAAGCTCAAGATATCCTTCATGGCCAAGGGCGGCGGAGCCGAGAACATGTCCCGCGTGACCATGCTCGCCCCGGCCCAGGGTTGGGAAGGCATCAAGAAGTTCGTTGTCAACCGCGTGGCCGAGGCCGGTCCCAACCCCTGCCCGCCCACGGTCATCGGAGTGGGCATCGGCGGGACCTTCGAACACGCCGCCAAGATCGCCAAGCGCGGACTCCTGCGCAAGCTGGACGACACCCATCCCGATCCGGACATCGCGGCCAAGGAAAAGGAACTCGTTGACGCCATCAACGCGCTCGGCATCGGCCCCATGGGACTGGGCGGAAAGACCACCGTGCTCGGCGTCAAGATCACCATGGAACCGTGCCACCTGGCGAGCCTGCCCCTGGCGGTCAACGTGCAGTGCCACTCCCAGCGGCATGAGGAGGTCGAACTCTAATGGCTGAATACAAGCTGAACACCCCGCTGACCGATGAAGACATCGCCCAACTCAAGGCGGGCGACGTGGTCTTCCTGACCGGGACCATCTACTCCGCGCGCGACGCGGCCCACAAGAAGCTCGTGGACCTGCTCGACGCGGGCAAGGAACTGCCCTTCAAGCTCGAAGGCGCGGCCATCTACTACGTCGGCCCCTCCCCGGCGCCTCCGGGCCGCCCCATCGGCGCTGCCGGCCCGACCACCAGCTACCGCATGGATTCCTACGCCCCGCGCCTCTACTCCCTGGGGCTCAAGGCCACCATCGGCAAGGGCAAACGCGACGCGGCCACCCGCCAGGCCATGCAGGACTACACCGCCGTCTACTTCGGAGCCACCGGCGGGGCAGGCGCACTGCTGTCCAACTCCATCGTGGAGTCCAACGTCATAGCCTTCGACGAACTCGGCCCCGAGGCCATTCGCGAAATGAAGGTCGAGGACTTCCCCCTGCTCGTCATCAACGATTCCCACGGCGGCGAATTGTACGCCGTGCCCGACCGCAAGGCCGCGGGCATCGAATAACGCAAACCACCATAAGGAGACTGAAATGGCATTATTCACCAAACAGGAAGCCCTGGACTACCATTCCATCGGCAGGAAGGGAAAGGTCGAGGTCGTCCCGGTCAAGCCGTGCAAAAACCAGAAGCACCTGTCCATGGCCTACAGCCCCGGCGTCGCCGAAGCGTGCATGGCCATCCATGCCGATCCCGAACTGGCCTACGAGTACACCGGCCGCGGCAACCTGATCGCAGTGGTCTCCAACGGCACCGCCGTGCTCGGCCTGGGCAACATCGGTCCCCTGGCGGGCAAGCCTGTCATGGAGGGCAAGGGCGTTCTGTTCAAGGTCTTCGGCGATGTGGACGTCTACGACATCAACCTCGACGTGACCGACCCCGACAAGCTCTGCGACGTGGTCAAGGCCCTGGAGCCCACCTTCGGCGGCATCAACCTCGAAGACATCAAGGCTCCCGAATGCTTCTACATCGAAGAGAAGCTGAAAAAGGAAATGAACATCCCGGTCTTCCATGACGATCAGCACGGTACGGCCATCGTTACCGCCGCCGGCATGATGAACGCCCTCGAAATCTCCGGCAAGGACCCGGCGGAAATGCGCGTGGTCATCTCCGGCGCGGGCGCGGCCGCCATCGCCTGCACCAACCTGTATCGCAACATGGGCGTCAAGTTCGAAAACATCGCCATGTTCGATTCCAAGGGACACATCAACAAGTCCCGCACCGACCTGAACAAGTTCAAGCAGCAGTACGCCACCGAGAAGGCCTACGGCTCCCTGGCCGAAGCCATGGTCGGCGCGGACTGCTTCCTCGGCCTGTCCAAGGCCGGCGTTGTCTCCAAGGAAATGGTCAAGTCCATGTCCGACAACTGCCCGATCATCTTCGCCTGCGCCAACCCCAATCCGGAGATCACCTACGACGACGCCAAGGAAGCACGCCCCGACTGCATCATGGGCACCGGCCGCTCCGACTTCCCCAACCAGGTGAACAACGTGCTCGGCTTCCCCTTCATCTTCCGCGGAGCGCTGGACTGCGGTGCCACGGCCATCACCGAAGGCATGAAGCTGGCTGCTGCCCAGGCCCTGGCCGACCTGGCCAAGACCGAGGCTCCGAAATACGTCTGCGAGGCGTTCGGCGTGGACAAGCTGGAATTCGGCAGAGACTACGTCATTCCCAAGGCCTTGGACCTGCGGCTCATCGAATATGTCTCCGTGGCCGTGGCCAAGGCCGCCATGGAGGAAGGCGTGGCCCGCAAGCCGCTCGACCTGGAAGAGTACAAGGCCTCCCTCGGCAAGCGCATCGCTGAATCCAGTCAGAGGGTCAGCGCATTCGTGGACACCTATCATCTCGGAATATAAAATAAATACGGGCGGGGCTCAGGCCCCGCCCGGAATTTATCCTCAGCGCCGTCTGGGGTTGCGGTCCTTTCCTGGATGAAAAAGAACAACTACTGAGGAGTGTAAAATGTCTGATCAGGCTGAATCCAACAAAGGCAAACAAATAGGGTTCTTTCTCGGACCCATTGTGTTCATCGCCATGCTGCTCATCCCGGCTCCCGAAGGCATGAAGCTGGAAGCATGGCGCGTGGCGGCCGTCACGGCTCTGATGGCCATCTGGTGGATCACCGAGGCCATTCCCATCCCGGCCACCTCCCTGCTGCCCATCGCCATGTTCCCCCTGCTGGGCGTCATGAAATCCTCGGCCTCCACCGCCCCGTACGCCAACCACCTCATCTACCTGTTCATGGGCGGCTTCTTCCTGGCAGTGACCATGGAACGGTGGAACCTGCACCGCCGCGTGGCCCTGTACACCATCAAGGCCATCGGCACGAGCCCGGCCCGAATGATCATGGGCTTCATGGTCGCCACGGCCTTCCTCTCCATGTGGGTGTCCAACACCGCCACCGCCATGATGATGGTGCCCATCGGGCTGGCCGTCATCCAGCAGGCCACAGGCTTCGACTCCGACCACCTGCGCGACAGCAGCAATAACGTCGGACCCGAGTTCAACTTCGGCCGCGGCCTGATGCTCGGCATCGCCTACGCCGCGTCCATCGGCGGCGTGGCCACCATCATCGGTACCCCGCCCAACACCGTCATGGCGGGCATGGTCGAAAAAATGTTCGGCGTGCAGATCGGCTTCGGCCAGTGGATGCTCTTCGGCGTTCCGCTGTCCGTCGTCACCCTGGCCATCGCATGGCTCCTGCTGACCAAGTTCCTGTTCCCCATGGGCGGCATGGAACTGGCCGGCGGCGAAAAAATCATCAATGAAGAAGTCAAGAAGCTGGGCCCCATGTCCAGCGAAGAAAAAATGATCGTCGTGGTGGGCTGTTTCGTGGCCACCTTCTGGCTGGCGCGCGGCTTCATGGCCGAATCCTCCTTCGTCCTCGGCATCATGCCCCACTTCAAGTACATCGGCGACGCCACCATCGGTATCCTCGGCGCCCTGATCCTGTTCGCCATCCCCGTCGACTTCAAGAAAGGCAAGTTCCTCCTGGATTGGAAGACCGCGGTCAAGATTCCCTGGGACGTCATCCTGCTCTTCGGCGGCGGTCTCGCCATCGCCAACGGTTTCGCCAAGACCGGCCTGGCGGCCTACATCGCCAGCCAGCTCGGCGCGCTCGAAGGCGCCAGCATGATCGTCTTCGTGGGCGCGGTGGTCCTCATCACCATCTTCCTGACGGAGATCACCTCCAACACCGCCACCGCCACCCTGCTCGTGCCCATCATGGGCTCCGCGGCCATCGCCATGGGCGTGCATCCGTACGCGACCATCATCGGTGCCTGCGTGGCGGCCTCCTACGCCTTCATGCTCCCGGTGGCCACCCCGCCGAACGCGGTCGTGTTCGGCAGCGGATGCGTGACCATCAAACAAATGGCAAAGGCAGGTGTATGGCTCAACCTGATAGGAACAATCCTGATTACGGCCTTCGTGGTCTACATCCTCCCGAGCCTCTGGGGCGTGGACCTCAGCATCGTTCCCGAATGGGCGGTCATACCCAAGTAACAACATACCCTCTGCGGGCGGCTACGGCCGCCCGCAGATAAAATAAATCATTCATATACAACAAGATGGAGCTGCCGTACCCTCGCGGCGGAGAGGAAAAATGCGTTCAAAATCGAAGATATTTCCCGTCCTTGCGGCGACCATAGTGCTCCTGGCGGTGGCCATCATCGGATACGTCCGATCGGGCCAGACGCAGCCGATGCCCGTGCGCATCCTATTCGAGAACAACGGGGGAAAGGTTCTTTTCTCCCACCTTGTTCACCACAGGGACTACCAGATCGAATGCTCCCGCTGCCACCACGACAAGGCCCAGCCGATCGTCTCCCCCCAGGACGAAGCTCTGGCCTGCGGCTCCTGTCATCCGAACGAGTTCGACGATAATTTCGTGGACAACCACATGGACTCCTTCCCCAACGAGTCCTACTGCGTGCGTTGCCACCATGTGGAGTACGACACAGTGCGCTTCGACCATGAGGCGCATACCGACTACGCCTCGGACTGCTACGACTGTCATCACGGCAAGGACATCGAGCCCGAGCCGCAAAAGTGCAACAACTGCCACACGGAAAAGAGCACGGACAAGCTCCTGTCCATGCGCGAGGCCGGGCACCAAAGCTGCGGCCAATGCCATGAGGACATGTTCGACAAGGGCCTTTCCAGTTGCAAGTCCTGCCACATCCCCAAGGACATGACCGACTACAAAGGCGATTTCTCGGCCTGCAACCAGTGCCATGAGTCCGAGACCAGGGAACTGGTCCTGCCCCGCATGAACGCCTTCCACGACCAGTGCATGTCCTGCCACGAAGAAATGGGAGCGGGCCCCTACGGCCCCGACAACTGCAACCAATGCCACATCAGCAGGTAGGCGGAATATGAATACCCTATCGACACCTCCCGCCCCGGCGGAGCTGACCCTGACCCGCCACTGTCCCCTGGTCACCTGCGGCCAGAAGGTCGAACGCGGCGAGCGCATCGCCACCGCGTCCGAGCCGGGCATGGGCGACATCCACGCCCCGTTCCCGGGGTCCGTGGAACACGTGGACCCGTACCGCATCCGCATCGTCCGCGAGGGCGGCGAGACCGTGGACCCGGCCATCCTCGACGGCCTGGGCGGCCAGGATCTTCTCGCGCGGCTGCGCGAACTCGGCGCGGACCTCCCGGCCTTCGGGCAGGTCGACGTCCTCATCCTCAACGCCGTGGACGAAGAGCCCGGCTTGCTCTCCAGGCGGACGCTGCTGGCCGAAAAGCTGGAAACCCTGCGGGCCGGGACCTCGGCCCTGGTCCGGGGATACAAGCCTGCGGAAGTCATCCTGGCCGTTCCCGGCGGAGTGAAGGAATCCCTGCCGGACATCGCCGTCAAGGTCATCTCCGATCAATACCCGCAGGGGCTCGATCCCCTGGTGGCCAAGGCCGTCACGGGCCAGGAAGCTCCCGACAACACCCTGGTGGTGGGTCTGGAGACGGTCTTCCATGCCGGAATGGCCATGGAAACAGGGCTGCCTGTCATGGAGACCATGGTCACGGTGGGCAACTCCGCCAGGCTCATCGGCCTGGGGTCCCCGGTCGGCGAGCTTCTGACCAGCGACGGATTGACCATCCACGATGGCGACCGCATCGTCCTTGGCGGTATGCTCCGGGGCACGGCGGCGGCTTCGCCCAGGCAGGGCGTCGACCGCGCAACCACCGCCGTAAGCCTGATCCGCAACCCGACTCCGGTGGCCATGGACGCGGCCTGCGTGGGCTGCGGCGAATGCGTGCGCCGGTGTCCGGCCCGCCTCGATCCGGCCATGATTACCAGCTACGCGGAGTTCGGCCGGTACGACAAGGCCGAGGCCGAAGCCGTGGACGTTTGTTTCGAATGC from Desulfovibrio sp. Fe33 includes:
- a CDS encoding fumarate reductase iron-sulfur subunit, which codes for MGRQLKFEIFRYNPEKKGDVPHMQEYILDETPNMTLFIALNRLREEQDPSLIFDFCCRAGICGACAMVINGRPGLACQTKTKDQPGHIILHPLPVFKLVGDLSVDTGVWFRDMYAKTESWVHTKKVFDPAKEEERMDNSVAEQIYELERCIECGCCIAACGTARLRDDFMGAAALNRIARFVVDPRDERTDEQYFEVIGNDNGIFGCMGLLACEDVCPKGLPLQNQLGFLRRKMGITAMKQIFRKK
- a CDS encoding fumarate hydratase, coding for MRTIQTSEIIDAVAKMCVSANTELPADVRSKLEKAMAEETSPSAKEVLRQLLENADLAHNTKLPLCQDTGLAVFFVEVGDDVRIEGGNLREAINEGTRRGYKDGFLRKSACDPLSRANTGDGTPAIIHFDFVPGDKLKISFMAKGGGAENMSRVTMLAPAQGWEGIKKFVVNRVAEAGPNPCPPTVIGVGIGGTFEHAAKIAKRGLLRKLDDTHPDPDIAAKEKELVDAINALGIGPMGLGGKTTVLGVKITMEPCHLASLPLAVNVQCHSQRHEEVEL
- a CDS encoding Fe-S-containing hydro-lyase, whose amino-acid sequence is MAEYKLNTPLTDEDIAQLKAGDVVFLTGTIYSARDAAHKKLVDLLDAGKELPFKLEGAAIYYVGPSPAPPGRPIGAAGPTTSYRMDSYAPRLYSLGLKATIGKGKRDAATRQAMQDYTAVYFGATGGAGALLSNSIVESNVIAFDELGPEAIREMKVEDFPLLVINDSHGGELYAVPDRKAAGIE
- a CDS encoding malic enzyme-like NAD(P)-binding protein, which produces MALFTKQEALDYHSIGRKGKVEVVPVKPCKNQKHLSMAYSPGVAEACMAIHADPELAYEYTGRGNLIAVVSNGTAVLGLGNIGPLAGKPVMEGKGVLFKVFGDVDVYDINLDVTDPDKLCDVVKALEPTFGGINLEDIKAPECFYIEEKLKKEMNIPVFHDDQHGTAIVTAAGMMNALEISGKDPAEMRVVISGAGAAAIACTNLYRNMGVKFENIAMFDSKGHINKSRTDLNKFKQQYATEKAYGSLAEAMVGADCFLGLSKAGVVSKEMVKSMSDNCPIIFACANPNPEITYDDAKEARPDCIMGTGRSDFPNQVNNVLGFPFIFRGALDCGATAITEGMKLAAAQALADLAKTEAPKYVCEAFGVDKLEFGRDYVIPKALDLRLIEYVSVAVAKAAMEEGVARKPLDLEEYKASLGKRIAESSQRVSAFVDTYHLGI
- a CDS encoding SLC13 family permease, translating into MSDQAESNKGKQIGFFLGPIVFIAMLLIPAPEGMKLEAWRVAAVTALMAIWWITEAIPIPATSLLPIAMFPLLGVMKSSASTAPYANHLIYLFMGGFFLAVTMERWNLHRRVALYTIKAIGTSPARMIMGFMVATAFLSMWVSNTATAMMMVPIGLAVIQQATGFDSDHLRDSSNNVGPEFNFGRGLMLGIAYAASIGGVATIIGTPPNTVMAGMVEKMFGVQIGFGQWMLFGVPLSVVTLAIAWLLLTKFLFPMGGMELAGGEKIINEEVKKLGPMSSEEKMIVVVGCFVATFWLARGFMAESSFVLGIMPHFKYIGDATIGILGALILFAIPVDFKKGKFLLDWKTAVKIPWDVILLFGGGLAIANGFAKTGLAAYIASQLGALEGASMIVFVGAVVLITIFLTEITSNTATATLLVPIMGSAAIAMGVHPYATIIGACVAASYAFMLPVATPPNAVVFGSGCVTIKQMAKAGVWLNLIGTILITAFVVYILPSLWGVDLSIVPEWAVIPK
- a CDS encoding cytochrome c3 family protein; translated protein: MRSKSKIFPVLAATIVLLAVAIIGYVRSGQTQPMPVRILFENNGGKVLFSHLVHHRDYQIECSRCHHDKAQPIVSPQDEALACGSCHPNEFDDNFVDNHMDSFPNESYCVRCHHVEYDTVRFDHEAHTDYASDCYDCHHGKDIEPEPQKCNNCHTEKSTDKLLSMREAGHQSCGQCHEDMFDKGLSSCKSCHIPKDMTDYKGDFSACNQCHESETRELVLPRMNAFHDQCMSCHEEMGAGPYGPDNCNQCHISR
- a CDS encoding 4Fe-4S dicluster domain-containing protein; the protein is MNTLSTPPAPAELTLTRHCPLVTCGQKVERGERIATASEPGMGDIHAPFPGSVEHVDPYRIRIVREGGETVDPAILDGLGGQDLLARLRELGADLPAFGQVDVLILNAVDEEPGLLSRRTLLAEKLETLRAGTSALVRGYKPAEVILAVPGGVKESLPDIAVKVISDQYPQGLDPLVAKAVTGQEAPDNTLVVGLETVFHAGMAMETGLPVMETMVTVGNSARLIGLGSPVGELLTSDGLTIHDGDRIVLGGMLRGTAAASPRQGVDRATTAVSLIRNPTPVAMDAACVGCGECVRRCPARLDPAMITSYAEFGRYDKAEAEAVDVCFECGLCGFFCIARRPMLQYIRLAKHELAKAKAQSGEETQP